The following coding sequences lie in one Ostrinia nubilalis chromosome 2, ilOstNubi1.1, whole genome shotgun sequence genomic window:
- the LOC135086552 gene encoding 2-Hydroxyacid oxidase 1: protein MEKYISVKELEEAAITLLPKPARDYYKSGATDEQTLAENRQAFNKLRIRPKCLVGLSGCDLRTTVLGQEVSMPLGISPTAMQRMAHPDGELANAKAAEAEGTIFTLSTIATSSIEEVAEAAPKAIKWFQLYIYNDREVTKNLVKRAEKAGFKAIALTVDTPLFGLRRADVRNKFTLPPHLKLANFEGHLSTKIHQTGKGSGLNNYVQNLFDKSLTWDDIKWLKSITKLPIVAKGILRGDDAVKAIKAGCSAILVSNHGARQLDGVPATIEALPEIIRAVKDYNVEVYLDGGVTTGTDVYKALALGAKMVFVGRPALWGLAVGGQAGVQRMLSIFRTELEYAFQIAGTPTVGDITSDMVRHESIYSKL, encoded by the exons ATGGAAAAATATATTAGTGTTAAAGAACTTGAAGAGGCAGCGATCACGCTTTTGCCAAAGCCTGCACGTGACTATTACAAGAGTGGTGCTACAGACGAACAAACCTTAGCAGAAAACCGACAAGCTTTCAACAA GCTACGTATTCGACCAAAATGTCTAGTAGGATTATCTGGCTGCGATTTACGGACTACTGTCCTAGGTCAAGAAGTATCTATGCCGCTCGGCATATCCCCCACCGCAATGCAGAGGATGGCTCACCCGGATGGGGAACTGGCTAATGCTAAAG CGGCAGAAGCAGAGGGCACAATTTTTACGCTAAGCACAATTGCGACGAGTTCAATTGAAGAAGTCGCCGAAGCTGCACCAAAAGCCATCAAATGGTTTCAACTTTACATTTATAACGATAG AGAAGTGACCAAGAATTTGGTTAAGAGAGCGGAAAAAGCCGGATTCAAAGCCATAGCTTTAACAGTCGACACTCCACTGTTTGGACTTCGAAGAGCCGACGTAAGAAATAAGTTTACGTTACCTCCACATTTAAA GTTAGCTAACTTCGAAGGACACTTATCGACTAAAATTCATCAAACTGGAAAGGGCAGTGGATTAAACAACTATGTTCAAAATCTATTTGATAAATCATTGACTTGGGACGATATTAAGTGGTTAAAAAG TATTACGAAGTTACCAATTGTGGCAAAAGGAATTCTTCGCGGAGATGATGCTGTAAAAGCAATAAAAGCTGGTTGTTCTGCAATACTTGTTTCGAATCATGGGGCGAGACAACTGGACGGAGTACCAGCAACG ATTGAAGCTTTGCCAGAGATCATCAGAGCAGTTAAAGACTACAATGTTGAAGTTTATTTGGATGGCGGAGTAACGACCGGCACCGATGTTTACAAAGCATTAGCTCTTGGAGCTAAAATG GTTTTTGTGGGTCGGCCTGCGCTATGGGGCTTGGCTGTGGGCGGGCAGGCTGGAGTTCAAAGGATGCTCTCTATATTCCGCACTGAACTCGAATATGCGTTCCAAATAGCAG GTACTCCTACAGTTGGTGATATTACAAGTGACATGGTGCGACACGAAAGCATTTACAGCAAGTTGTAA
- the LOC135083025 gene encoding uncharacterized protein LOC135083025, with translation MYSSYSMKNIEIGKSFPTCGEIDNNMSDKKGVSGTEDVQKLVELINTTDDVELLVKLFSVLAAYLVSNETYKGDIITRNNIYDKISLVLRKSQLVKTVRALNFITALLYLTEEEEGPSRGKSLVLYAQNMIRISGCLLLMCNMFTSCMLHQETWRALCQCLAESCRHSTENQSYCSHLVPMAVQKCIQGNTEAMEILKSLIHNHQYNSQLFVESNGIILFRRRESLLDDTSMQLLSSLVQHSSQEMLYLIHETVFENITYLKNIYGTQNKIGQWATLIWHHLNSRIKVTTAKAKNNDLSLRNNQDITGNNEHSVIDIAFLKPDDTARLLQNVINEIHQYNARNNVIQKMKRHTDEVTNVEQDHLNVMLNSKKIQRNMSGYKAINMKKQLNKETENFDPTSNEMSFSFLLNNKKHTHGKNVKVYKQMGTFGSQIVKHPSVTHNSISNQIETISSNMTSNNILQQDATFLSSALLTHASTFENEDPSLLDFNPIFVSTPKKDKRNTKTINLTKSPNRQNEQRTNLTPTKRIVRRMDKTFKAARYSKDGVKPKRDLKNRSMTSRLFNVINDSCTTFVKTVKNIFKSKKSDDADVKNPTVNVSSIEHSCSYSFTDYMRKRDALLLSKNPESIRNSEFNETDNIKSCKTCNDTVSLKYKVNNDHYLKETVTKLKLGINLYGCDFKKISRAMWPRETYMTPEVLYNLYRKLIVK, from the exons ATGTACTCATCCTACAGTATGAAGAATATAGAAATTGGTAAATCCTTCCCCACTTGCGGAGAAATTGATAAT AACATGTCCGATAAAAAAGGCGTTTCTGGCACAGAAGATGTGCAAAAACTTGTGGAGTTGATAAATACGACCGATGATGTTGAGttattagtaaaattattttctgtGTTAGCAGCGTATTTAGTGTCAAAT GAGACCTATAAAGGCGATATAATCAccagaaataatatttatgacaAAATTAGCTTAGTGCTACGTAAGAGCCAATTGGTGAAAACTGTACGAGCGTTAAACTTCATTACTGCATTGCTATATCTAACTGAGGAGGAAGAGGGGCCATCTAGGGGGAAAAGTTTGGTATTGTATGCTCAGAACATGATCAGGATTAGCGGATGTTTGCTACTTATGTGCAATATGTTCACTAGCTGTATGTTG CACCAGGAAACTTGGAGGGCACTGTGTCAATGTTTAGCCGAATCTTGCCGACATTCAACTGAAAATCAGTCTTATTGCTCACATTTGGTCCCTATG GCCGTACAGAAATGTATTCAAGGAAATACGGAAGCCATGGAAATATTAAAAAGCTTAATACATAACCATCAGTATAACTCGCAACTGTTTGTGGAATCCAACGGCATAATACTCTTCAGAAG GAGGGAGTCTCTTCTGGATGACACATCAATGCAGCTTTTGAGTTCTTTAGTTCAACATTCTTCACAAGAAATGTTATATCTGATCCATGAAACCGTGTTTGAAAATAtaacctatttaaaaaatatatatggcACACAAAACAAG ATTGGTCAGTGGGCTACCTTAATCTGGCATCATTTAAATTCCCGAATAAAAGTCACTACAG cTAAAGCCAAAAATAATGATCTCAGTCTAAGAAACAATCAGGACATAACAGGAAATAATGAGCATTCTGTAATTGATATCGCATTCTTAAAGCCTGACGATACCGCAAGACTATTGCAAAATGTTATCAATGAAATACATCAGTACAATGCAAGGAACAACGTTATTCAGAAAATGAAAAGACATACTGATGAAGTAACAAACGTTGAACAGGACCATTTAAACGTTATGTTAAACTCAAAAAAGATCCAAAGAAATATGTCCGGATACAAAGCAATTAACATGAAAAAACAGTTGAATAAAGAAACGGAAAACTTTGATCCCACCTCAAATGAAATGTCGTTTTCATTCTtactaaacaataaaaaacataCGCACGGGAAAAACGTTAAAGTTTACAAACAAATGGGAACTTTCGGTTCCCAAATTGTTAAACATCCGTCGGTTACACATAATTCTATCTCTAATCAAATTGAAACGATATCAAGCAATATGACGAGCAACAACATTTTGCAACAAGATGCGACATTTCTGAGCAGTGCTCTGCTGACCCATGCGTCAACATTTGAAAATGAAGATCCTAGTCTTCTAGACTTCAATCCGATATTTGTTTCCACTCCGAAAAAAGacaaaagaaatacaaaaaccATTAATTTAACCAAATCTCCAAACCGACAAAACGAACAACGAACGAACTTAACACCAACAAAACGAATTGTTAGAAGAATGGATAAAACTTTTAAGGCCGCTAGATATTCCAAAGATGGAGTTAAGCCAAAAAGAGATTTGAAGAACAGATCAATGACATCAAGACTGTTTAACGTTATAAATGACTCGTGCACAACATTTGTGAAAACTGTTAAAAACATATTCAAATCTAAGAAAAGTGATGATGCGGACGTGAAGAATCCTACTGTTAACGTTAGCAGTATTGAACATTCTTGTAGTTACAGCTTTACTGATTACATGCGCAAGAGGGACGCTCTGCTTTTAAGCAAAAATCCAGAAAGCATACGTAACAGCGAATTCAATGAAACGGACAATATCAAATCTTGCAAAACCTGTAACGATACCGTCTCACTAAAGTATAAAGTTAACAACGACCATTACCTCAAGGAGACAGTCACTAAGCTCAAGTTAGGAATTAACTTATACGGATGTGATTTCAAG AAAATATCAAGAGCTATGTGGCCGCGAGAGACTTACATGACACCCGAAGTGCTGTATAATTTGTAtcgtaaattaattgtaaaataa
- the LOC135083044 gene encoding beta-catenin-like protein 1: MDVGELLSFKPVPTPKRPNEDDSGDSDDESVRSAKVRRMVRPRPEQYIQLSQGLPNEPTITDKEREDILRFVENEVTEGEVLDETAVKKLVLNFEKKALRNREMRIKFPDQPEKFMESEIDLHEALQELSAVATVPDQYPLLVELKCINSLLELLSHDNTDISTKVVHLLQELTDVDILNESEEGAEELIKALADAECPSLLLHNLARLDEQVPDERDAVHNTLGIIENITEFRPEMCIEVAKQGFMQWILKRLKMKVPFDANKLYATEILSILLQNTPENRKLLGELDGIDVLLQQLAFYKRHDPSGAEEQEAMENMFDSLCCALMEPTNRDRFLRGEGLQLMNLMLREKKMSRNGSLKVLDHALAGPDGRDNCNKFVDILGLRTVFPLFMKTPKRKRLLTVDQHEEHVVSIIASMLRNCQGSQRQRLLAKFTENDLEKVDRLLELHFKYMDKVDRTEKEMEVEAEDLDDDAQYLKRLSGGLFTLQLIDRIILEVCTAGPSTIKQRVQRVLSLRGGSLKIIRHVMREYAGNLGDAGSEEWRQQEQQHILQLVDKF; this comes from the exons ATGGACGTCGGGGAGTTGCTTTCTTTTAAg CCTGTTCCTACACCTAAACGGCCAAATGAAGATGATAGTGGTGACTCTGATGACGAGAGCGTTAGAAGTGCAAAGGTGCGACGGATGGTTAGGCCTAGGCCAGAGCAATACATACAATTAAGTCAAGGGCTTCCAAACGAGCCAACAATAACGGATAAAGAGAGAGAAGACATTCTACGATTTGTGGAGAATGAAGTCACTGag GGGGAAGTTTTAGATGAAACTGCTGTAAAGAAACTGGTTTTAAACTTTGAGAAGAAAGCTTTGAGAAATAGAGAAATGAGAATTAAATTCCCAGATCAGCCTGAAAAGTTTATGGAAAGTGAAATAGATTTGCATGAGGCTTTACAG gaaTTAAGTGCAGTGGCTACTGTCCCTGATCAGTATCCCTTGCTTGTGGAATTAAAATGCATTAATTCTTTACTGGAATTACTGTCACATGATAACACTGACATATCTACTAAAGTGGTGCATCTTTTACAG GAGTTGACTGATGTTGATATATTAAATGAGAGTGAAGAGGGAGCGGAAGAACTGATCAAGGCGTTGGCTGATGCTGAGTGTCCTTCACTTCTGCTGCACAACCTTGCTCGTCTGGATGAGCAAGTACCAGATGAAAGGGATGCTGTGCACAATACATTAG gtattattgaaaatattaccGAGTTCCGACCAGAAATGTGCATTGAGGTTGCAAAGCAAGGATTTATGCAATGGATACTGAAACGGCTAAAA ATGAAAGTACCTTTTGATGCAAATAAATTGTATGCCAcagaaattttatcaattttgctacaaaacacACCGGAAAATAGAAAGCTGCTTGGAGAGCTTGATGGGATAGATGTTCTATTGCAACAACTTGCG TTCTACAAGAGACACGACCCCAGCGGCGCCGAGGAGCAGGAGGCGATGGAGAACATGTTCGACTCGCTGTGCTGCGCGCTCATGGAGCCCACCAACCGCGACCGCTTCCTCAGGGGCGAGGGGCTGCAGCTCATGAACCTTATGTTAAG AGAGAAGAAAATGTCGCGTAACGGCTCACTGAAGGTTTTGGATCACGCTCTGGCCGGGCCCGACGGTCGAGACAACTGCAACAAATTCGTTGACATTCTTGGCCTACGCACGGTATTTCCGTTATTCATGAAGACACCCAAAAGAAAAAGATTGCTAACAGTTGATCAACATGAAG AACATGTTGTGTCTATAATAGCTTCTATGCTACGGAATTGTCAAGGCAGTCAGCGACAGAGACTTCTAGCGAAATTCACTGAAAACGATTTAGAAAAAGTGGATAGATTACTCGAGTTACACTTCAAATATATGGATAAAGTGGATAGGACAGAAAAGGAGATGGAG GTAGAAGCAGAAGATCTAGATGATGATGCTCAATATCTAAAGCGATTATCTGGAGGCTTATTTACATTACAACTCATTGACAGGATTATTTTAGAG GTTTGCACAGCGGGACCATCGACTATAAAACAGCGTGTTCAACGAGTTTTGTCTCTTCGTGGCGGATCACTAAAGATTATCCGGCACGTCATGAGAG AATATGCGGGTAATTTGGGTGACGCCGGTAGTGAGGAGTGGCGACAACAAGAGCAGCAGCATATTCTTCAACTAGTCGACAAGTTTTAA